The Periplaneta americana isolate PAMFEO1 chromosome 9, P.americana_PAMFEO1_priV1, whole genome shotgun sequence genome contains a region encoding:
- the LOC138705716 gene encoding uncharacterized protein: MDEYQMPPTECFDQRTPDSDGYTRWSSSKNVKDIDPPVAQIIPRTMVQVPGAVDSDMIASEVEVVFVEVEGARLAPNPSKDVSPSTAGPSNSVAAETTATATPAAPVDYTRKRRNVVLKEHSDSLFQF; the protein is encoded by the exons ATGGACGAATATCAAATGCCACCAACGGAATGTTTTGACCAAAGAACGCCAGACAGTGATGGCTACACGAGGTGGTCTTCCAGTAAAAATGTGAAGGACATTGATCCACCTGTAGCACAAATAATCCCTCGCACAATGGTCCAAGTTCCAGGAGCGGTTGACTCCGATATGATTGCGAGTGAAGTAGAAG TTGTGTTCGTAGAAGTAGAGGGAGCACGTCTTGCACCAAATCCTTCCAAGGACGTATCCCCCTCTACAGCTGGACCATCCAACTCAGTTGCAGCTGaaacaacagcaacagcaacTCCAGCAGCACCAGTGGATTACACAAGAAAGCGCAGGAATGTAGTTTTGAAAGAACATAGTGattcattatttcagttttaa